A single genomic interval of Streptomyces graminofaciens harbors:
- a CDS encoding LacI family DNA-binding transcriptional regulator: protein MGLPVPPRRVTIIDVARHAQVSTTAVSKVLRNAYGASPEMRAKVRRSIDELGYRPHAGARGLRGQTYTIGVMLPDIRNPFFPEILDGITASLEDTEYQVFLGPGCNGEQAEARVTEAMIDRGMDGIILVAPVSSRAHLERVAASVPTVVVGRQGASPAYDTVADEDYEGAALVVGHLARLGHRRIAHIEHHETDPTRLAEMPNARRADGYRQAMRAHGLAEWIDVVSATYTQEGGYQGAKELLARPRRSTAVFAGADIVAMGVLEAFTEAGLSVPGDISVAGYDNTTFAALGQISLTSVDQAGHEMGGNAVRLLLERITDRRRPSVQVTLSPTLVPRRTTGRPGE, encoded by the coding sequence ATGGGGCTGCCAGTACCACCCCGCAGGGTCACCATCATCGACGTCGCCCGTCACGCCCAGGTGTCCACCACTGCCGTGTCGAAGGTGCTGCGCAACGCCTACGGGGCCAGCCCGGAGATGCGTGCCAAGGTGCGCCGGTCGATAGACGAGCTCGGCTACCGGCCGCACGCGGGTGCCAGAGGCCTGCGCGGGCAGACCTACACCATCGGCGTGATGCTGCCCGACATCCGCAACCCGTTCTTCCCCGAGATCCTCGACGGCATCACCGCCTCCCTGGAGGACACCGAGTACCAGGTGTTCCTGGGACCGGGCTGCAACGGCGAACAGGCTGAAGCCCGCGTCACCGAGGCGATGATCGACCGCGGCATGGACGGCATCATCCTGGTCGCACCCGTGTCGTCGCGCGCCCATCTGGAGAGGGTGGCCGCCTCGGTGCCGACGGTCGTCGTCGGCCGGCAAGGGGCCTCGCCTGCGTACGACACCGTGGCCGACGAGGACTACGAGGGCGCGGCCCTGGTCGTCGGCCACCTCGCCCGACTCGGGCACCGCCGGATCGCCCACATCGAGCATCACGAGACCGACCCGACGCGCCTCGCGGAGATGCCCAACGCCCGGCGCGCCGACGGATACCGGCAGGCGATGCGGGCGCACGGGCTGGCGGAGTGGATCGACGTGGTCTCCGCCACCTACACCCAGGAAGGCGGCTACCAGGGTGCCAAAGAGCTGCTGGCCCGTCCTCGTAGGTCCACGGCTGTCTTCGCCGGGGCAGACATCGTCGCCATGGGCGTGCTCGAGGCGTTCACCGAGGCCGGGCTGTCCGTTCCCGGCGACATCTCGGTGGCCGGCTACGACAACACCACCTTCGCCGCCCTCGGCCAGATCTCGCTGACAAGCGTCGACCAGGCCGGGCACGAGATGGGTGGCAACGCCGTCCGCCTCCTACTGGAACGGATCACCGATCGTCGCCGGCCGTCGGTTCAGGTCACGCTTTCCCCCACTCTCGTGCCACGCCGGACCACTGGCAGGCCAGGGGAATAG